Sequence from the Syntrophales bacterium genome:
ACGCAGCAGAGGGGCATTTTTCAGCGGCATCGCTGATACTCAGGCGGAAAAGACAGAGCGAGGGACAAACATGGAGAAAACGGCAATCGTCGGCGTAGCGCAGACGAAGTACGAGCGGAGGAAGAAGGACCGGATCTTCGCGGACATGGTATTCGACGTGACGCGGGGGGCGCTGGAGGATGCGGGTCTGACGATCGACGACATCGACAGCGTGGTGACGGTTTCGAACGATTTTTACGACGGCCGGACGATTTCGGGGATGGCCGTCGGGGACGCCTCGGGCGGGCAGGACAAGAACATCTCGACGGTGTCGGGGGACGGGACGTTCGGGGCATTTTACGGGTTGATGCGGGTGTTGTCGGGGTACAAGGCGACGATCGTGGTGGCGCACTACAAGGGGAGCGAGGGGAGCGTACCGGTCACGACAAACGGGATGTTCGACCCGATCTTCCAGCGTCACCTGGGGATCGACGCGATTTCCTCGGCGGCGCTGCAGGCGAGCGCGTACATGAGGCGGTACGGGATCACCGAGGAGGAGATCGCGGCGGTGTCTGTGAAGAACCACGGGAACGCGCGGAACAATCCGTTTGCGCAGCTGCCGCTGTCGATCACGGTGGAGGACGTGCTGCGGTCGCGGAAGATCGCGGATCCGCTGAAGCTTTTGGACTGCTGCCCGGTGAGCGACGGGGCGGCGGCGGTCATCATCGCGAACGAGGCGGTGGCGGCGAAGGCGAAGTCGAAGCCGGTGTGGATCAAGGGCGTGGCGCACTGCTGCGAGGACTACCTTCTGGGGGACCGGGACCTGGCGGACCCGGTGGCGCTGAAGGAGGCGG
This genomic interval carries:
- a CDS encoding thiolase family protein, yielding MEKTAIVGVAQTKYERRKKDRIFADMVFDVTRGALEDAGLTIDDIDSVVTVSNDFYDGRTISGMAVGDASGGQDKNISTVSGDGTFGAFYGLMRVLSGYKATIVVAHYKGSEGSVPVTTNGMFDPIFQRHLGIDAISSAALQASAYMRRYGITEEEIAAVSVKNHGNARNNPFAQLPLSITVEDVLRSRKIADPLKLLDCCPVSDGAAAVIIANEAVAAKAKSKPVWIKGVAHCCEDYLLGDRDLADPVALKEAAKRAYAMAGIANPLEEIDVAEVLEPFGYMEPLWLEGLGICGAGAGAKLAVRGVTAMGGKLPVNPSGGALSANPILVAGLARLIEASLQVRGEAGARQVPGAETALAQGYHGPCGQSQCVWIVSGKQ